The Primulina huaijiensis isolate GDHJ02 chromosome 10, ASM1229523v2, whole genome shotgun sequence region TTGAAGAAAATTCGGTTCCCAcacaaattgcaaatagtgaagaattcaggggctaaagtgcaattatgacTTGAGTGGACACTTGTCACACATGCAATTTGTTAGATAGATAATGTATATTCTTCATTCCTTCGAGACCAGTAGCAAGAATCGAAATTTCCCCTACAAATTCTTTCAAGTTCCTCCAAGCTTTGGATTGTGAGTTTGTTTGACTCGGTTATCCAAATTTTaatccgacttcagttctgTGATCCTCGCGTCGACAGCTACAAATGGACATAAGTTTGATTgtgttctgttatcatttgaaaatatgatgttgtaggaatttgatatgattcatatatgatgttctggACATGTTAAACATCGTAGAATCAAAgtcagattgaagaacagattgattatgaaattgttatgaatttctgaTTATATCGATTGAAATTAGACAGATTTGAATTaaggatatgggttatgatttgtaattgatatctgttgatattgtattgacggggatatcgagattgtgacgttatgccgttgatttgcattaaattcagagtaatcagattcaatattgaattggaaatggaatggtgatattcttattctcgatatgtcatttcagatttacagagacagtcttgagttcagaacttatattgcttcagaccgagactacgaacgaaaggtataagtcaatgtggtactggGAGATTGACtcgagtaggatatacttgggtttccctaaatcacatactgattgttattatatgccttgatttgaattgatatgcttactCTACTGATTTATAGGAAGCATGTTatagacgagtattagacgagtaatcttgtgacagaagtaccggatagtgatggaatcgtcattggcacattgcactctgttacaggatagtgtattggcgagtgtgccaaagtctgtgacggataggtcaagacactggatgtttggtgatatcgatgggatagaattggagtttcttctattactgataaTCGATATGGAATACCAACGtttggaaaccgggatccctagattaggagtgagtctagtctgagatgtggagtcacgagtttatttccagttttatattgattcatgttttcagatttggTACATGTTACTgatatctgtttcatgcttttgtattgattatatactcgcatgtttcgttgatttatactgggaattatttctcaccggagttatcaaGCTGTTGtcttgtctgtatgtgtacatgacaacaggtgagacaggatcagggtccaggagatgaggagagatcgtgattagagtggagacttcggattttgatgtatatagggttttgacacttAACATTTAGTTGTTGAACTTTAGTTTTAAATGATTGTATGTTGTACcagatttatatttttatactgatgtgtataggagtttgatttcactacgttctgcaattaaagaaaaattttgtgaccctaattatgtaattagtaaattgatcgtaatgatgattaagaattgattagcgtccgggtctccacaaaaacaataaagaaatatctattttcgaaaataaaattaGGATTTGAAAATTGGTTAGGCCGATATATACTTGGGGTTTGGTTTAATTACTGATTTAGGAAAGATcaagcaacaaaaaaaaaaaaaaaaaccaacccCATTTCAATTCTAGTTGGGATATAACTAGGAGTAAGGTatttggtaaaaacttgtgtgagacggtctcacggatcgtattttgtgaaacagatctcttatttgggtcatccatgaaaatgtgttactttttattatgaatatcggtagggttgacccgtctcacagataaagattcgtgagactgtctcacaagagacctactcaaagtatttttaattgatactcgatttttttttttaagtatttttatgATATCTGAATCCGACATGATGTCGAGTACACAATTATTTTTGTTCTGGTTCGGATTCGGGTCTAGCCATATTTACatctataaaattaaattttcttattcTAACATTGTTTTTTATGGTATATTTGGCGATAAGATATATTCAAAATTGTAACCAAATTCCATATAATTGATTATCTATAATAGGAAAAAATTAGATCAAAACTCAATATGAGTATAGCATCATAGAACATAGAGCAATTGGAATAATTTGGAGTATATAATAATAACACgaataatataaatcaataaagTATGGAAAAAGTGTGAACAAAAAATCCATAATAACCTTTTAATTTCTTCATCTTTCGTATTTTTACCAAATTTCACTTTTTCCtacttatttattaaattcacaactcttttcttttattttcaaaatattaaatattttttatttttaaaattccagTTTCCTTACCAcccaaattatttttatttctattaacttataaattataatatttaatttttttgggtatAACTAActcacaaaatttatttgattatgaGTAATTTCAAAACTGCATGTTATTTAGAACTAAAAAAATAGGGAGACGACAGTATAAAACCTACTTCTTGGCCATAGACAAAATTGTTCATCAATTCTTTTCATTTTggatatgttatatttttcaacCTTTTTTCCACATAGCTTTTGACCATAAGAGCGTAGTCCAAAATGTAAACGAGAAAGATCGATTACTTGGCATTGGTTGATGCAATTTGGCAATTAAGACATCATTttttggtaaaaacttgtgtgagacggtctcacgtagGGGTGGATACGGTACGGTATATCGTACCGAACTACGgtaccgtataccgtaccgtaaatatcggtatggaatTTTTTCATACCGATAtcgataccgaaaattcggtatatcgcacattcggtataccgaattttcgatataaaaaagttcataccggataccgtaccgacaccgaaaattttgtcggtataccgaaaatatttcgttataccgacattttttcggtatatcgaacttaaattttaaaaataataataaaaaaattattttcggtatttcggtatataccgaaataccgaaaaaaaaataattacgtaccgataccgatatcgaaaatttcggtatggtATCATactgtaccgaaattttcggtatctcgattttttcggtaatttcggtacggtatttcgatatttcggtatattttcccacccctagtctcacgggtcgtattttgtgagacgagtctcttatttggatcgtattttgtgagacatatatcttctTTGGCTTAtccagaaaaaaaatatattactttttatgttagaCATACTCTgacttaaataataataataaattgaaatataaaaataacacGATATTTCTTCATGCAGTTTGACAATTAAGATATTGCTTGGTTCTCGGGATGAAAAGATAAAGGATTGggtaaaaattgaaaaataaagatagcataaatatttttttaattctaattattataaaacttttttcctctcattttgaGATATTAGATATCATTTTGCTTTATACCTCCCCTtcgtttttgtttaaatatattttaatatgtgtaATATAAGTTTACTCTCCCCACAAAAGCTACGTAGGAGAATATCAAtttcaaataaacaatatttcacTTGATTAGTGGCTTTGACTAAAAAATGATGAAAACCAAGAATTGACAAGTTACaagattaaaacaaaaaacaatcaAATTTAACTTATTAAAATCGTAATTTTTCCACCTATAATTAATTtggataattttatttttttaattttttttttttgtgatattGTAGTTTTCATTTGAAAGAATGCATAAATcaatataatgatttttttcgAACAAACCGGAATAATTCCTGAACTCTATTTACATTAGGATTCATTGTTTGCCTCTTCCTGTTTGTTTATTATTGCTATATGCCTAATGTTATTATCTAGGAACTTTATATTCAGTCCATAAACAGCACAAAAATTCAACTCTCGTGTAAATGAATTGACAACAAGCCAAAAGAGGCATTTAGTATCCCAGAACATTTTTCATCAGTGAATCAAACATCATACATTGTATTTATACATTAAAtcttatgaaatatttttaatgtgtGAAACATTAGTAGACGTAGGAGGAGTACTCACGCAGTTGTATCTTGATCTAATATTCTGACTATTGTAACTTGATGGTTCTCCATAGTCAACAGCCTTTATCACCATTGCCTCGCGTCGTCCAATCTGTTCTCGTACGGCTCCGAATACTATCTCATTTGTCTCGCAGTTTTCATGCTCGTAATAAGTTTGGGGGATTGACATGTTATGTTTCTGATGATACTGGTGATGCTGCAGTTGCTGCATTTGATATGGTGGTTGCTGGCGGAAATCTCCGTTCCATCCATCGTGATGATAAGATTTGCTTTGCCTGAATTGTTGCCGAGCCTTTTCTGTGTCCTTAGTCATGAATGGGTAGCTTTTGCGTGGTGTTGGATCTCTCGTCTCAATTGGTGGGGGCTCATCTTCTTGTGGGATCACGAAGCTTTCTTGCAAAGGCCAGGCGTTcccatgttttgaaggatgccaatgctgctgttgctgctgctgctgcataGGGTGATAGGAAGGCTTTCTTCTGATACCAAAAAATAATCCGCCAAAGATTTCAAAGAAAGACGAGCCAGTGTTGGCAATTAGTCGTCCTAATGAAGTGAACAAGCCCTCATCTTGTTGTTCGTATTTGTTGTCTTCCAATGGAATCAACTGAGGCCGAATGGACTTAGGAGGGGGCCTCTGATATGGAGCTGGCGGCATGTCTCTTACAAAAGCCTTTGGATCCTTAAATAAAAGTGATCGGTAAAGAGAGAGAATGGAATATCACTATATTATCAGAGttgtaaagaaataaaatggttctaataatatttaaatcacGTTCAAAACTATCGAACTCGAGCTGAACTTGAACGTGTCTGGAGATACTGAGAGATGTGTAAGACACTATCTGTACAAAACCTGCTACTTACACATCATAAATATACGAGTACAAGTCCTACTACTTACATCGTCATGTGAAAGCATCGTGGAAATCCTACGTTGTAACAAGGCCAACATGTaaccaaagaaaacagctgccgCAAGCACGGCTATGCCTGTAATTATACGTATTCATATCACAACATTTGATAAGCACCAAAGAAATGCAATATGAAGTAGATGATATAAATAGAAATTCCTTTCACCTAAATGTAGATTGCCTTCATACTGGGAAGAACAATCGTCTTCATGGAGCTGGATCTCTCGGATCGCTTGATTCCCTCTGTCTATTACCAAAAGGGAGCAGCTACTTCCTACGTAGACCAAATCAAAATCATTCGAAAACTTGGCATCTTCACTCGGTCCATCAATGTGCCCTCCTCCTCGGCTCAATTTCCCACCAGCAATTGTAACGACTCCTGCAAAAGATAACATTTAAGTTCACACAAAATTAGTGTGCAAAAGAATATTTAGAGCATTTATTTGGCTAATACTCTTGCTAACGAGATTACGGAGAAATGGAGCTAGAGTAATTCACCTGTGTCACTAATTTTGCGGATCGCCATGTTCATAGTATCTGCAACATATATATTCCCAGAGTCGTCCACTGTAAGCCCTTTTGGATGGTACATTCTTGCTTCCCTTAGCTTCCCATCTACATGGCCCGTGTAACCTTCCGGCGATCCGATAAGCAGCTTAGGTCTACTATCTGCAGCTCAAACAATTTTCTTGATGTGAAATTACATGGCACAGATTACTGATATTATTTCTTTTCCCAAGTTACCTAgtcttttttttcttccatgTACAGTATTTGTAAAGGGCTAAAGGTTTAAACCAAAGCTTAAAATTATGCACTTGCCATCATTCTATCCCCTTTAACCCTGAATATTTCTTGACATCATAAAACAATATCCCAGTGATATAGttaaagtttttttattttttgcaggGCATGACCCGCAAATAATAACATACAGTCGgacaatcattaaaaaaatacactccCTAGTCTGTTCGTACTAAATATGAACAGAATTTAGCTTACATTTGAAGTTTGCGAACTTTACAAAAGTATGGCAGAGACTGAGGAACTTTTCCCTGTGACTTATGCAAAATAATAAGCTTTGCACAGGTAAAGATAAAACCCATTACAGTTGGAATCCAAAAGGGAATAAAGCAGTTGAGTAGCCCACCATGAAAGAACTTGGTCATAGAAGAAAAGTATCAGAAACTAACAAATTTTCTTGAGAAGAATCAAATCCCCACATAAAAAGATCTACTGTGCTAAAAAACGAAGTGCCGTGCATCCTCTGGTGCAAGATCAAACACCAGACCAGCGGCGACACTAACTTCATGTTTTGGGAAAGTAAAGCCATTAACATGGTTGAACCTAGGAAATTCCTCCAGTTCCTCTGGGCCGAAATACGTTTTTTCATACAATCAGACAATCTAATTGTAagaaatcaaaaaaatttactCAAGGTGGGGGCTAACACTCCCCGCCCTCCCTCGACCAGCCCGAACCCGgtaataaaattctaaaaaataagGATGTAGCTGAACCAGTGACGGGCCAATGTTTTCATTTAAGGAGAAACGTTGGTGCCATTTTTTGTCCTAAGTACTCATAAAAGATATCAGATATTAGGAGTAATCTACAAGGAAAGAATTCCATTAAAAATCAAAAgtgaaaaaacaaataaaacctGTTAGTTCTAGTTCATGTCATAATGTCGTATAGTTTCAAAGATCAAAACTTTATTGCAAATGCAGCTTAAATTAAACAAcatcttccaaattttcaacATAGAATCCAActattatatcaaatcaaatgaaCGAAAAGAAGAGCAACTCACATCTAGATAAAGGAGCTGAGATCTTGTAAACATTGCTATTTTCAGAGTCCAGAACCAGAAGCTCCCCAAATGCCGCCACCGCCACCGAATGCGGTTCGATCCCAAGCTTACTTCCATCGAACACAGTCTCGACAACATACCCACTTTCGAATTTCATCATAGAACGACTCGAAACGGCTGAAATCACAAAACCCATTAACGGATTgacacccaaaaaaaaaaaaaccaacaaaaaatgGTTGAAAAAGGTAATCTTGAAATTTGGGTTTCATTACACGATCTGTGTACCTGTCTTAGTGGTCGATTTTAGTGACCACAGCCACTTGAAGACGGCGGAAGCAACATTTGTGACAACCCCGCCTACGATTTCTGCAACAATGCGTGTAAAGTAAGATTCAAGAAAGAAACAGAAACAAAGCTAGAAAATGCACTTGTACGAGGATGTTTGGTACTGACTTGTAGCAGGTGATGCAGAAGCTGAAGAACACCCGACAAGAAGAGTCACGAGAATGGCTACAAGAATTATCAAATTCTTGCACATTGTTGTTTGTCTTCCACCAAAAAGGAACAGAGAATTCAAGAATTTACCTGTCTAAGCACAACATTGTGTGCGCGAGTGAATTGAAGAATAGAGCAGTGGGTAATGTATGGAATTTCCCAAGGATTAAATGCCAAGTTATCCTTTTCTAGTGGCAAATAACCATCACACTTTTCACAAGTAATAAATGAGTGTAACAGCTTGGGGCGACTATTTTAGCTTGTGGCACAcacataaataatgattattacgCATCATGACCATGATTATTAATTCATTAAATTTAATTCATAAAactttattataatttaaattattatttagatcattataataaaattatattatatatgtaatttgttgatataatatttgaattttttttaatggattAAATATTATAGTTATgagtaaattatataaaaaaaacattatctaTATAAATGAATAGTATATTTTCGTACAAACTAATTTGTCTCACAAAGTTGGACCAATAAGaacatcaatttttatatatatattaaaaactaTATGTAAATTTTACATGTAGTAAAGTCATTTTCATCTATTTCATTTATGATGTATCAAAAGAGTCCTCCAAAATAAGAACTGCTTTGAttccaattatttttcaaaaaaaaaaaattaaaaaaactactGAAGAGATATTGTTTTGGCAGTGAAAGTGAAAGGATCTGTGTGACAAAGGAAAAGGATTAAAGAAGGAAAGATG contains the following coding sequences:
- the LOC140986904 gene encoding uncharacterized protein — translated: MCKNLIILVAILVTLLVGCSSASASPATKIVGGVVTNVASAVFKWLWSLKSTTKTAVSSRSMMKFESGYVVETVFDGSKLGIEPHSVAVAAFGELLVLDSENSNVYKISAPLSRYSRPKLLIGSPEGYTGHVDGKLREARMYHPKGLTVDDSGNIYVADTMNMAIRKISDTGVVTIAGGKLSRGGGHIDGPSEDAKFSNDFDLVYVGSSCSLLVIDRGNQAIREIQLHEDDCSSQYEGNLHLGIAVLAAAVFFGYMLALLQRRISTMLSHDDDPKAFVRDMPPAPYQRPPPKSIRPQLIPLEDNKYEQQDEGLFTSLGRLIANTGSSFFEIFGGLFFGIRRKPSYHPMQQQQQQQHWHPSKHGNAWPLQESFVIPQEDEPPPIETRDPTPRKSYPFMTKDTEKARQQFRQSKSYHHDGWNGDFRQQPPYQMQQLQHHQYHQKHNMSIPQTYYEHENCETNEIVFGAVREQIGRREAMVIKAVDYGEPSSYNSQNIRSRYNCVSTPPTSTNVSHIKNIS